A DNA window from Oncorhynchus keta strain PuntledgeMale-10-30-2019 unplaced genomic scaffold, Oket_V2 Un_contig_7836_pilon_pilon, whole genome shotgun sequence contains the following coding sequences:
- the LOC127926578 gene encoding uncharacterized protein LOC127926578, giving the protein MEVRPDSRGCDQTADGGVSRLQMEVRPDSRGCDQTQGGVTRLQVEVCPDSRGCVQTTDGVVTRLQMEVCPDCRWRCVQTTDGGVSRLQMGVCPDYRWRCVQTADGGVSRLQMEVCPDCRWRCVQTADGGVSRLQMGSVSRLQMGVCPDCRWMCVQTQGGVSRLQMGVCPDYRWRCDQTADGVTRLQMEVCPDYRWRCVQTADGGVSRLQMEVCPDCRWMCVQTADGGVSRLQMEVCPDCRWRCVQTADGFVSRLQMGVCPDCRWSVSRLQRLQMEVCPDCRWRGVQTADGGVSRLQMEVCPDCRWRCPRLQMEVCPDYRWRVSRLQMEMEVCPDCRWGVSRLQMGVCPDYRWRCVQTADGVCPDSRWGVSRLQMGGVQTTDGCVSRLQMEVCVQTADGGVSRLQMGVCQTTDGWVSRLQMEVCPDYRWECVQTTDGGVSRLQMEVCLTLQMEV; this is encoded by the exons ATGGAGGTGAGACCAGACTCAAGGGGGTGTGACCAGACTGCAGAtggaggtgtgtccagactgcagATGGAGGTGAGACCAGACTCAAGGGGGTGTGACCAGACTCAAGGGGGTGTGACCAGactgcaggtggaggtgtgtccAGATTCAAGGGGGTGTGTCCAGACTACAGATGGAGTTGTGACCAGACTTCAGAtggaggtgtgtccagactgcagATGGAGGTGTGTCCAGACTACAGATGGGGGTGTGTCCAGACTGCAGATGGGGGTGTGTCCAGACTACAGAtggaggtgtgtccagactgcagatgggggtgtgtccagactgcagatggaggtgtgtccagactgcagatggaggtgtgtccagactgcagATGGGGGTGTGTCCAGACTGCAGATGGGGAGTGTGTCCAGACTGCAGATGGGGGTGTGTCCAGACTGCAGATGGATGTGTGTCCAGACTCAAGGGGGTGTGTCCAGACTGCAGATGGGGGTGTGTCCAGACTAcagatggagatgtgaccagacTGCAGATGGTGTGACCAGACTGCAGATGGAGGTGTGTCCAGACTACAGAtggaggtgtgtccagactgcagatggag gtgtgtccagactgcagatggaggtgtgtccagactgcagATGGATGTGTGTCCAGACTGCAGAtggaggtgtgtccagactgcagatggaggtgtgtccagactgcagatggaggtgtgtccagactgcagATGGGTTTGTGTCCAGACTGCAGATGGGTGTGTGTCCAGACTGCAGATGGAGTGTGTCCAGACTGCAGAGACTGCAGAtggaggtgtgtccagactgcagATGGAGAGGTGTCCAGACTGCAGATGGAGGTGTGTCCAGACTACAGAtggaggtgtgtccagactgcagATGGAGGTGTCCCAGACTGCAGATGGAGGTGTGTCCAGACTACAGATGGAGGGTGTCCAGACTGCAGAtggag AtggaggtgtgtccagactgcagATGGGGGGTGTCCAGACTACAGATGGGGGTGTGTCCAGACTACAGAtggaggtgtgtccagactgcagATGGAGTGTGTCCAGACTCCAGATGGGGTGTGTCCAGACTACAGATGGGTGGTGTCCAGACTACAGATGGGTGTGTGTCCAGACtgcagatggaggtgtgtgtCCAGACTGCAGATGGAGGTGTGTCCAGACTACAGATGGGTGTGTGTCAGACTACAGATGGGTGGGTGTCCAGACTACAGATGGAGGTGTGTCCAGACTACAGATGGGAGTGTGTCCAGACTACAGATGGGGGTGTGTCCAGACTGCAGATGGAGGTGTGTCTGACACttcagatggaggtgtga